GAAAGAGATAGGAAAGGGAGGGTCATCAGGCCAGGCATAGGCCAGGAGACCAAGCTTGCAGAGTCAAAAGTGGTAAAGCTAGAAGGGAACAATCAAGCAGGTGACCACTTTGTTTCATCATGTCGAAACCAAATTCAAGTGCTACTAGAAAGCAAGGTAAATCGGTAATACTTTATGCTGCAAAATCGAAACAAATCGAAGAACAAATCGACATTTTCTCACTGTTTCCTACTGAGGTGCAGATCGATCAGAAATTCAGAACCCACACAGTTCAGGTAACCATTCAGGAATCAGGACCCCATAAAGTGTTGCTTCAGAGTTTCTTGGCTCATTGCTCCAGAGATCGAACGCTCTTATCTTCTCCTTCCATTCATGGATCCACCATTGATTTCTTCTGCAATGCCATTGAGCATAATGGCCTGAAGAACTGAGCTGTCCATTCCTTGCAACGAAGACGAAGGAAGCAGGCGCCGCGGTCAGTAGCTGGAGTTGGGGCCGTAGCAGGCGCCGCGGACGGGGTTCCAGAGCCACTGAACGAGGAACCGCCGCCCGTTCACGCCGTTCACGTTGTAGGCGCTGCCGTCGGGCGCGCGGGACACGTTGCCGACCAggccccccgcgccgccgccgtcgccgtacACGCCAAGGCACAGGTCCGCGATCTCCGTGGGCGCCGTGGGCGTGTCCCCGGCGTACCACGCGTTCACCAGCGGGTTGGTCGACATCTCCGCCAGCTCGTGCCCCAGCACGATCACCATCCCGTCCACGCCGGCGTTGCCGTTCGGCGGCCGCAGCACAGCctgccctccccctcctccaccggcgccggcgccgtactcggcggcggcgaacgggtACGCGCACTTGCCGGGGCACTGCGTGCCGCTGTTGCCGACCCACGCGTACGGCACGGTGACCCCGACCACGGACGCGAAGGTGAAGTAGTGGAAGCCGCAGACGGCGCGGCAGAAGTCGTCGACCTGCACGTCGAGGGACGTCAGCACCAGGTACGCGCCGCTGTAGGGGTCCAGCGGCAGCGGGTCCGGGTACGCGTACACCGCCGACCGGATCACCGACTGCATGTCGATGCGCCGGAGCGAGGCGCCGTGGGAGTAGCCGGCGTCGGAGTGCTCCCCGGCGACGGTGAACGCGCCGGTCACGTTGGCGCCCGTCTGGTCGGCGTACATCCGCGGCGTGCGGGCCCACCAGTCGGAGACGGCCGGGAACGGGGCCGGGGCCGAGAGGGAGGCGAGGAAGTCCCGGAGCACGGCCTGCGCCGCGGGCTCCCACCGCCCGTACCAGATGAGGTAGAGGTTGGTCGGCGACGAGGACACGACGGGGCCCATGTGGTACTGCATGTCCACCAGCTGGTTCCCGTCCACCAGGTAGTCGGGGCGGTACACCGGCGCGCACCGGACCGCGCCGAGGTGGCTGCTGGACATGCAGAtcgccgcgacggcgacggcggcggcgaggagggaggggtGGCGGGGGAGCAGCCTCCCCATTTTGGGGTGGGATGTGTGGAGTGGAGTGGCGGAGGCTTGGGTGAGTGAGCGAGCTGGgtttttggtgatttttgagTTTGAATCCTCACGCTTTTtgtaaggaaaaaaaaggagtgGGATGCATTTGTAAACAGGTCACTTGCACTAAGACAATGGAACTTTGTATACTGATACTTATGAGACTAATAAATTTCAACAGAAAGGAGCTTTTTCGCATTTTACATTGAACATGTAGGTTGATGAATCCACTCTTCAGTGAAGAACGAAGCGAAACATTAGGCAGTAAGAATTTAGAATCAGGAAGGGGAGCAGGGGATTCTTCAGTGTAAAATTTATATGTAATTGCTG
This portion of the Panicum virgatum strain AP13 chromosome 2N, P.virgatum_v5, whole genome shotgun sequence genome encodes:
- the LOC120661396 gene encoding protein EXORDIUM-like 7; this translates as MGRLLPRHPSLLAAAVAVAAICMSSSHLGAVRCAPVYRPDYLVDGNQLVDMQYHMGPVVSSSPTNLYLIWYGRWEPAAQAVLRDFLASLSAPAPFPAVSDWWARTPRMYADQTGANVTGAFTVAGEHSDAGYSHGASLRRIDMQSVIRSAVYAYPDPLPLDPYSGAYLVLTSLDVQVDDFCRAVCGFHYFTFASVVGVTVPYAWVGNSGTQCPGKCAYPFAAAEYGAGAGGGGGGQAVLRPPNGNAGVDGMVIVLGHELAEMSTNPLVNAWYAGDTPTAPTEIADLCLGVYGDGGGAGGLVGNVSRAPDGSAYNVNGVNGRRFLVQWLWNPVRGACYGPNSSY